A single genomic interval of Microbulbifer variabilis harbors:
- the rplU gene encoding 50S ribosomal protein L21: MYAVIESGGKQHRVEEGEVLRLEKLEVATGETIDFDKVLMVVDGDKINIGAPVVDGAKVSAEVVSHGRGEKVKIIKFRRRKHSMKRQGHRQWYTEVKITGIKA, from the coding sequence ATGTACGCTGTTATTGAGAGCGGTGGTAAGCAACACCGTGTAGAAGAAGGCGAAGTACTTCGCCTGGAAAAGCTGGAAGTAGCTACTGGCGAAACCATCGATTTCGACAAAGTGCTGATGGTCGTTGATGGCGACAAAATCAACATCGGCGCTCCCGTTGTAGACGGCGCTAAAGTATCTGCTGAAGTGGTAAGCCACGGCCGCGGCGAGAAAGTGAAGATCATCAAATTCCGCCGTCGTAAGCACTCCATGAAGCGCCAGGGCCACCGTCAGTGGTACACCGAAGT